From one Triticum urartu cultivar G1812 chromosome 3, Tu2.1, whole genome shotgun sequence genomic stretch:
- the LOC125544505 gene encoding general transcription and DNA repair factor IIH helicase subunit XPB1-like isoform X1, translated as MAGGDGDRARAPKRYKSSAPSKAALVDETAEMNYADDFDDDARDGDNEVKKRDFTKLELKPDHVNRPLWACADGRIFLETFSPLYKQAYDFLIAIAEPVCRPESMHEYNLTPHSLYAAVSVGLETTTIISVLSKLSKTKLPHEIIDFIHGSTANYGKVKLVLKKNQYFVESPFPEVVSFFLQLNNLDYSVTRYLLIYLSCDACVQVLKTLLNDDVISKARKAPEDCLGASSFAVSKTAGEIASGHDLLDGIELAAATEDKETHSFEIDSNQVENVKQRCLPNALNFPMLEEYDFRNDTVNPDLDMELKPQARPRPYQEKSLSKMFGNGRARSGIIVLPCGAGKSLVGVSAACRIKKSCLCLATNAVSVDQWAFQFKLWSTIRDEHISRFTSDNKEKFRGMAGVVVTTYNMVAFGGKRSEDSEKIIEEIRNREWGLLLMDEVHVVPAHMFRKVISITKSHCKLGLTATLVREDERITDLNFLIGPKLYEANWLDLVKGGFIANVQCAEVWCPMTKEFFAEYLKKENSKKKQVLYVMNPNKFRACEFLIRFHEQQRGDKIIVFADNLFALTAYAMKLRKPMIYGATSHAERTRILYQFKNSPEVNTVFLSKVGDNSIDIPEANVIIQISSHAGSRRQEAQRLGRILRAKGKHQDRMAGGKEEYNAFFYSLVSTDTQEMYYSTKRQQFLIDQGYSFKVITSLPPPEEGPNLSFHTLDEQLDLLGKVLSAGDDMIGVEHLEEDSDGKALLKARRSAGLMSAFSGAGGMVYMEYNTGKGKGAKKKDPAKRHTLFKKRYT; from the exons atggccggcggcgatg GTGACCGCGCCCGTGCGCCGAAGCGGTACAAGTCCTCGGCGCCATCGAAGGCGGCCCTGGTGGACGAGACCGCCGAGATGAACTACGCCGACGACTTCGACGACGATGCCCGCGACG GAGATAACGAGGTGAAGAAGAGGGACTTCACCAAGCTGGAGCTCAAGCCGGATCACGTGAACCGGCCGCTGTGGGCGTGCGCAGACGGCCGCATCTTCCTCGAGACCTTCTCCCCTCTCTACAAGCAGGCCTACGATTTCCTCATCGCCATCGCCGAACCTGTATGCAG GCCAGAATCTATGCATGAATACAATCTAACGCCACACTCATTGTATGCCGCGGTCTCAGTTGGACTTGAGACAACCACTATCATTAGTGTCTTGAGTAAGCTCTCCAAGACTAAGTTACCTCATGAGATAATTGATTTCATCCATGGGTCAACTGCGAATTATGGCAAAGTAAAGCTTGTTCTGAAGAAGAATCAATATTTTGTGGAGTCGCCGTTCCCTGAGGTTGTATCATTCTTCCTGCAACTAAATAATTTGGATTACTCTGTCACTCgttatttacttatttatttGAGCTGTGATGCTTGTGTCCAGGTTTTGAAGACCCTCCTGAACGATGACGTAATTTCGAAAGCACGAAAAGCTCCCGAG GACTGTCTAGGAGCATCTTCATTTGCTGTTAGCAAAACAGCTGGGGAAATAGCTAGTGGACATGATTTGTTAGATGGAATAGAGCTGGCAGCTGCAACTGAAGACAAGGAAACACATTCTTTCGAAATTGATTCCAATCAG GTTGAGAACGTAAAGCAACGGTGCTTACCAAATGCACTGAACTTTCCCATGCTAGAGGAGTATGATTTTAGAAATGACACA GTAAACCCAGATTTGGATATGGAATTAAAACCTCAAGCACGGCCAAGGCCGTATCAAGAAAAGAGCCTCAGTAAGATGTTTGGGAATG GTAGAGCAAGGTCAGGCATTATTGTGCTACCTTGTGGTGCGGGAAAATCCTTGGTCGGTGTATCTGCAGCATGTCGTATTAAGAAGAGCTGTCTATGCTTGGCCACAAATGCTGTGTCTGTTGATCAATGGGCATTCCAGTTCAAGCTTTGGTCAACTATAAGAGACGAACATATCAGTAGATTTACATCAGATAACAAAGAGAAATTTCGAGGGATGGCTGGTGTTGTTGTGACTACCTATAACATGGTGGCATTTGGGGGCAAACGATCCGAAGACTCAGAGAAGATTATTGAGGAAATCCGGAACAGGGAGTGGGGTTTGCTCCTTATGGATGAG GTTCACGTTGTCCCTGCTCATATGTTCAGAAAGGTCATCAGCATTACGAAGTCTCACTGCAAGCTTGGTCTTACTG CTACGCTCGTGAGAGAGGATGAACGTATCACAGATCTAAATTTTCTAATTGGACCAAAGCTTTATGAAGCAAATTGGTTGGATTTAGTGAAAGGTGGATTTATTGCAAACGTGCAATGTGCAGAAGTATGGTGTCCCATGACCAAAGAGTTCTTTGCTGAGTATTTGAAAAAGGAAAATTCAAAAAAGAAGCAG GTACTCTATGTGATGAATCCAAACAAGTTCAGGGCTTGTGAGTTTCTAATTCGATTCCATGAGCAACAACGCGGGGATAAGATCATTGTATTTGCTGATAATTTATTTGCACTAACTGCATACGCAATGAAGCTCCGTAAACCAATGATTTATGGTGCCACAAG CCATGCGGAGAGGACACGAATTTTGTACCAATTCAAGAACAGTCCAGAAGTCAACACTGTTTTCCTCTCTAAG GTGGGTGATAACTCCATTGATATCCCAGAGGCAAATGTCATCATTCAAATATCATCTCATGCTGGTTCCCGGCGTCAAGAAGCTCAACGGTTGGGACGTATTCTCAGGGCAAAG GGTAAGCATCAAGATAGGATGGcaggtggaaaagaagaatacaATGCCTTTTTCTATTCTCTTGTATCAACTGACACACAG GAAATGTATTATTCAACAAAAAGGCAACAATTCCTTATCGATCAGGGATATAGTTTCAAG GTCATCACTAGCTTGCCGCCACCTGAAGAAGGACCTAACCTGAGTTTTCACACGCTCGATGAACAGCTTGACCTTTTAGGCAAA GTGTTGAGCGCAGGGGATGACATGATTGGTGTTGAGCACTTGGAAGAGGATTCTGATGGCAAGGCTCTCCTGAAGGCTCGGCGCTCTGCTGGATTGATGAGCGCATTTTCTGGAGCGGGTGGAATGGTCTACATGGAGTACAA CACTGGAAAGGGCAAGGGAGCCAAGAAGAAGGACCCGGCTAAGAGGCATACACTGTTTAAGAAACGCTATACATAG
- the LOC125544505 gene encoding general transcription and DNA repair factor IIH helicase subunit XPB1-like isoform X2: protein MAGGDGDRARAPKRYKSSAPSKAALVDETAEMNYADDFDDDARDGDNEVKKRDFTKLELKPDHVNRPLWACADGRIFLETFSPLYKQAYDFLIAIAEPVCRPESMHEYNLTPHSLYAAVSVGLETTTIISVLSKLSKTKLPHEIIDFIHGSTANYGKVKLVLKKNQYFVESPFPEVLKTLLNDDVISKARKAPEDCLGASSFAVSKTAGEIASGHDLLDGIELAAATEDKETHSFEIDSNQVENVKQRCLPNALNFPMLEEYDFRNDTVNPDLDMELKPQARPRPYQEKSLSKMFGNGRARSGIIVLPCGAGKSLVGVSAACRIKKSCLCLATNAVSVDQWAFQFKLWSTIRDEHISRFTSDNKEKFRGMAGVVVTTYNMVAFGGKRSEDSEKIIEEIRNREWGLLLMDEVHVVPAHMFRKVISITKSHCKLGLTATLVREDERITDLNFLIGPKLYEANWLDLVKGGFIANVQCAEVWCPMTKEFFAEYLKKENSKKKQVLYVMNPNKFRACEFLIRFHEQQRGDKIIVFADNLFALTAYAMKLRKPMIYGATSHAERTRILYQFKNSPEVNTVFLSKVGDNSIDIPEANVIIQISSHAGSRRQEAQRLGRILRAKGKHQDRMAGGKEEYNAFFYSLVSTDTQEMYYSTKRQQFLIDQGYSFKVITSLPPPEEGPNLSFHTLDEQLDLLGKVLSAGDDMIGVEHLEEDSDGKALLKARRSAGLMSAFSGAGGMVYMEYNTGKGKGAKKKDPAKRHTLFKKRYT, encoded by the exons atggccggcggcgatg GTGACCGCGCCCGTGCGCCGAAGCGGTACAAGTCCTCGGCGCCATCGAAGGCGGCCCTGGTGGACGAGACCGCCGAGATGAACTACGCCGACGACTTCGACGACGATGCCCGCGACG GAGATAACGAGGTGAAGAAGAGGGACTTCACCAAGCTGGAGCTCAAGCCGGATCACGTGAACCGGCCGCTGTGGGCGTGCGCAGACGGCCGCATCTTCCTCGAGACCTTCTCCCCTCTCTACAAGCAGGCCTACGATTTCCTCATCGCCATCGCCGAACCTGTATGCAG GCCAGAATCTATGCATGAATACAATCTAACGCCACACTCATTGTATGCCGCGGTCTCAGTTGGACTTGAGACAACCACTATCATTAGTGTCTTGAGTAAGCTCTCCAAGACTAAGTTACCTCATGAGATAATTGATTTCATCCATGGGTCAACTGCGAATTATGGCAAAGTAAAGCTTGTTCTGAAGAAGAATCAATATTTTGTGGAGTCGCCGTTCCCTGAG GTTTTGAAGACCCTCCTGAACGATGACGTAATTTCGAAAGCACGAAAAGCTCCCGAG GACTGTCTAGGAGCATCTTCATTTGCTGTTAGCAAAACAGCTGGGGAAATAGCTAGTGGACATGATTTGTTAGATGGAATAGAGCTGGCAGCTGCAACTGAAGACAAGGAAACACATTCTTTCGAAATTGATTCCAATCAG GTTGAGAACGTAAAGCAACGGTGCTTACCAAATGCACTGAACTTTCCCATGCTAGAGGAGTATGATTTTAGAAATGACACA GTAAACCCAGATTTGGATATGGAATTAAAACCTCAAGCACGGCCAAGGCCGTATCAAGAAAAGAGCCTCAGTAAGATGTTTGGGAATG GTAGAGCAAGGTCAGGCATTATTGTGCTACCTTGTGGTGCGGGAAAATCCTTGGTCGGTGTATCTGCAGCATGTCGTATTAAGAAGAGCTGTCTATGCTTGGCCACAAATGCTGTGTCTGTTGATCAATGGGCATTCCAGTTCAAGCTTTGGTCAACTATAAGAGACGAACATATCAGTAGATTTACATCAGATAACAAAGAGAAATTTCGAGGGATGGCTGGTGTTGTTGTGACTACCTATAACATGGTGGCATTTGGGGGCAAACGATCCGAAGACTCAGAGAAGATTATTGAGGAAATCCGGAACAGGGAGTGGGGTTTGCTCCTTATGGATGAG GTTCACGTTGTCCCTGCTCATATGTTCAGAAAGGTCATCAGCATTACGAAGTCTCACTGCAAGCTTGGTCTTACTG CTACGCTCGTGAGAGAGGATGAACGTATCACAGATCTAAATTTTCTAATTGGACCAAAGCTTTATGAAGCAAATTGGTTGGATTTAGTGAAAGGTGGATTTATTGCAAACGTGCAATGTGCAGAAGTATGGTGTCCCATGACCAAAGAGTTCTTTGCTGAGTATTTGAAAAAGGAAAATTCAAAAAAGAAGCAG GTACTCTATGTGATGAATCCAAACAAGTTCAGGGCTTGTGAGTTTCTAATTCGATTCCATGAGCAACAACGCGGGGATAAGATCATTGTATTTGCTGATAATTTATTTGCACTAACTGCATACGCAATGAAGCTCCGTAAACCAATGATTTATGGTGCCACAAG CCATGCGGAGAGGACACGAATTTTGTACCAATTCAAGAACAGTCCAGAAGTCAACACTGTTTTCCTCTCTAAG GTGGGTGATAACTCCATTGATATCCCAGAGGCAAATGTCATCATTCAAATATCATCTCATGCTGGTTCCCGGCGTCAAGAAGCTCAACGGTTGGGACGTATTCTCAGGGCAAAG GGTAAGCATCAAGATAGGATGGcaggtggaaaagaagaatacaATGCCTTTTTCTATTCTCTTGTATCAACTGACACACAG GAAATGTATTATTCAACAAAAAGGCAACAATTCCTTATCGATCAGGGATATAGTTTCAAG GTCATCACTAGCTTGCCGCCACCTGAAGAAGGACCTAACCTGAGTTTTCACACGCTCGATGAACAGCTTGACCTTTTAGGCAAA GTGTTGAGCGCAGGGGATGACATGATTGGTGTTGAGCACTTGGAAGAGGATTCTGATGGCAAGGCTCTCCTGAAGGCTCGGCGCTCTGCTGGATTGATGAGCGCATTTTCTGGAGCGGGTGGAATGGTCTACATGGAGTACAA CACTGGAAAGGGCAAGGGAGCCAAGAAGAAGGACCCGGCTAAGAGGCATACACTGTTTAAGAAACGCTATACATAG